In the genome of Chrysiogenes arsenatis DSM 11915, one region contains:
- a CDS encoding methyl-accepting chemotaxis protein, whose protein sequence is MRVVHRQMVLVFSFVVFLVVVGGIGLSSMKESQDGLHTVYHDRVVPLRDLKQISDLYAINIVDATHKSRNANISMAAALKLVENAEEAIAKLWSGYLATELVAEETRLIDQIRPLMPRAEASIQKLKKILYDSDGRALAAFANDELYQVVEPLTDKFAELIEVQLNVARVEYESAQSRYERNLWLTIGLLLGAIVVGVLIAGFITRTIVGPLNHSVDFATAVSQGDLTRTLPVKQRDEVGLLVLALNRMVESLRATVEQIHETATGVASASEELSSASVQMSSGMSLQAERVSQIASASTEMAQTSSAIAGNMNTIQQSTVEALELSREGGQKVKLSAKEMISIAQQVAEASNYARSLEEKAGRVQEVIRMIDDIAEQTNLLALNAAIEAARAGDAGRGFAVVADEVRKLAERSAQSTSEINTIVVSMQGGVDQVVSSMDLVNTKAQNGNVLAQETDAAFAEIIGGMETLQELIIQNAASVEEMSVTADQITEDIQAIASASEQTARSSEEVSRASSDLAALASDVQQSVSFFQVSSPAMVARR, encoded by the coding sequence ATGCGAGTCGTGCACAGGCAGATGGTTTTGGTATTTTCGTTTGTAGTTTTTTTAGTGGTCGTTGGTGGAATTGGGCTTTCCAGCATGAAAGAGAGTCAGGATGGATTACACACCGTGTATCACGACCGCGTTGTTCCTCTGCGCGATTTAAAGCAGATTTCTGATCTGTATGCGATCAATATTGTCGATGCGACCCATAAATCACGTAATGCCAATATCTCCATGGCCGCGGCATTAAAGTTAGTGGAAAATGCGGAAGAGGCGATTGCGAAGTTGTGGAGTGGCTATTTAGCGACGGAGTTAGTGGCAGAAGAAACACGGCTGATCGATCAGATCCGTCCCTTGATGCCTCGCGCTGAGGCAAGCATCCAAAAATTGAAAAAAATTCTTTATGATAGCGATGGGCGCGCACTGGCGGCATTTGCCAACGATGAACTCTATCAAGTGGTAGAACCCTTGACGGATAAATTTGCCGAACTTATCGAGGTGCAACTCAATGTGGCGCGCGTGGAGTATGAAAGTGCGCAGAGTCGTTATGAGCGCAACTTATGGTTAACCATAGGATTGTTACTTGGTGCGATTGTTGTTGGTGTGCTCATTGCGGGGTTTATTACTCGCACGATTGTCGGGCCATTAAATCACTCGGTAGATTTTGCCACAGCCGTTTCGCAGGGCGATCTGACGCGGACACTTCCGGTGAAACAGCGCGACGAGGTTGGTTTGCTGGTCTTAGCGTTGAATCGCATGGTGGAAAGTTTGCGCGCTACCGTGGAGCAAATTCATGAAACGGCTACGGGCGTGGCATCTGCGAGCGAAGAGTTAAGCAGCGCTTCGGTGCAGATGAGTTCTGGCATGAGTTTACAGGCCGAGCGGGTTTCGCAAATCGCTTCCGCGTCGACGGAAATGGCGCAAACATCAAGCGCCATTGCTGGCAATATGAATACTATTCAGCAGAGCACGGTAGAGGCGCTTGAATTATCGCGCGAAGGGGGACAGAAAGTAAAATTGTCGGCCAAAGAGATGATTTCCATCGCGCAACAAGTGGCGGAAGCGTCAAATTATGCCCGTTCACTAGAAGAAAAAGCGGGTCGGGTGCAGGAAGTCATCCGTATGATTGACGACATTGCGGAGCAGACAAACCTGCTGGCGCTGAATGCGGCGATAGAAGCCGCGCGTGCCGGAGACGCCGGGCGAGGGTTTGCGGTGGTTGCGGATGAAGTGCGTAAGCTGGCAGAGCGAAGTGCGCAGTCGACCAGCGAAATCAATACCATTGTTGTCAGTATGCAAGGTGGGGTTGACCAAGTGGTCAGTTCGATGGATTTGGTCAACACGAAAGCGCAAAATGGGAATGTGTTAGCGCAGGAAACTGATGCGGCTTTTGCCGAAATCATTGGTGGCATGGAAACGCTGCAAGAGTTGATCATACAGAATGCGGCTTCCGTTGAAGAGATGTCGGTTACCGCAGATCAGATTACGGAAGATATTCAAGCGATAGCTTCGGCGTCAGAACAGACTGCGCGTTCCTCGGAAGAGGTTTCCCGTGCCTCAAGTGACCTAGCCGCACTGGCGTCCGATGTTCAACAAAGTGTCTCATTCTTTCAGGTATCATCGCCTGCAATGGTTGCCAGAAGATAA
- a CDS encoding HD-GYP domain-containing protein yields the protein MVTSPFTNKAKRNGLNALAIGYCTETQEHVRRVQHYAGILTEQLWEMGHPEVTTQLRNYIVPLAAIHDIGKLAISPEILTKPGKLSRDEFRQIQTHTTLGADMLENMVDQFVDHEAFNMARDIVIYHHERYDSLGYPHGIRGGSIPFAARIVALADVFDALSSKRCYKDEYQPAQCRTIIAAEMGRQFDPSVVSAFYHCEEDMWSVRRELDDAPARDLWAV from the coding sequence ATGGTTACGTCACCGTTTACGAATAAAGCGAAGCGCAATGGATTGAATGCACTGGCGATTGGCTATTGCACCGAAACGCAAGAACATGTGCGCCGCGTTCAACATTACGCCGGAATACTGACGGAGCAATTGTGGGAGATGGGGCATCCCGAAGTTACCACGCAGTTGCGGAACTATATTGTTCCACTTGCCGCCATTCACGATATCGGGAAGCTCGCTATTTCGCCGGAAATTCTCACGAAGCCGGGGAAGCTGAGTCGGGATGAATTTCGTCAAATTCAGACGCATACTACGCTGGGTGCCGATATGCTGGAAAATATGGTCGATCAATTTGTTGATCACGAGGCATTTAATATGGCGCGCGATATCGTGATTTATCATCACGAGCGGTATGATTCGCTTGGCTATCCACACGGGATTCGTGGGGGATCGATACCCTTTGCAGCCAGAATTGTAGCGTTAGCGGATGTTTTTGATGCGCTCAGTAGTAAACGTTGCTATAAGGATGAGTATCAACCAGCGCAGTGTCGTACGATTATCGCCGCCGAAATGGGGCGGCAGTTTGACCCTTCAGTCGTGTCAGCATTTTACCACTGCGAGGAAGATATGTGGTCGGTTCGTCGTGAGTTAGATGACGCACCCGCGCGTGACCTATGGGCGGTATGA
- a CDS encoding methyl-accepting chemotaxis protein, with protein MQLPFFPQMIKGRLLVFMCMAAVGTFILLAVSLSALNRNMHTIKNDAVMGMAQALHSVVQNYWQQAEAGEISVEQAKDHALRALRAVRYGDNDYIWVNDMQPRMVMHPTNPKLDGTDLGNFADPNGKKLFVDMVEVVRRDGQGLVNYFWPKPGFNRPVEKASYVIGFEPWGWVIGTGVYIDDINALLWAEVKRMALIVGVLLLLTGVPMVLILKTIISSTSTIATLARDLATGDGDLTKRIPLSGKDELAQVAGYVNQFIEKVQHIIVGVRQSTEGVASASEQLSSSSSQMSQTMNLQAESVSQIASASLQMSQTVSGLGENNQRVRTNAVQALNAARDGGGKVAQTAQEMEGIATQVVTTTEFTAQLVLNTKRVEEVIRVISDIADQTNLLALNAAIEAARAGDAGRGFAVVADEVRKLSERSAQSTAEIIDIVKTIQGGVTQVTEAMDVINNKVQQGVSLSRDTNNSFQVVLNSILALDQLIAQNANAMGEIHKASDQVSDDIQCISSATEQSAKVSEEVAFAANDLARLAAEVQRNLCAFIIDSRNQLASAYV; from the coding sequence ATGCAGTTACCATTTTTTCCACAGATGATCAAAGGGCGGCTTTTGGTTTTTATGTGTATGGCAGCGGTTGGCACGTTTATCTTACTGGCTGTTTCGCTCAGTGCGCTGAATCGCAATATGCACACGATTAAAAACGATGCCGTAATGGGAATGGCCCAAGCGTTACACAGTGTCGTGCAGAATTATTGGCAGCAGGCAGAGGCGGGCGAAATCAGTGTGGAACAGGCAAAAGATCACGCGCTGCGTGCGTTGCGCGCTGTGCGATATGGCGATAACGACTATATTTGGGTCAACGATATGCAGCCGCGTATGGTAATGCATCCGACGAATCCAAAGCTTGACGGAACCGATCTCGGTAACTTTGCTGACCCGAACGGGAAGAAACTTTTTGTGGATATGGTTGAAGTGGTACGTCGCGATGGTCAGGGGCTGGTGAACTATTTTTGGCCGAAGCCGGGCTTTAATCGTCCAGTGGAAAAGGCTTCGTATGTAATTGGTTTTGAGCCTTGGGGTTGGGTGATTGGGACGGGAGTGTATATTGACGACATCAATGCTCTGTTATGGGCGGAAGTGAAGCGGATGGCGCTGATTGTCGGGGTGCTGTTGCTCCTGACAGGTGTACCGATGGTGCTTATTTTGAAAACTATCATCAGTTCAACGTCGACGATTGCAACACTGGCACGCGATTTAGCTACGGGTGATGGTGATCTGACAAAGCGTATTCCACTGAGCGGCAAAGATGAACTGGCGCAGGTGGCGGGGTATGTAAACCAGTTTATCGAAAAGGTTCAACATATTATTGTCGGTGTGCGGCAGAGTACCGAAGGGGTGGCGTCGGCGAGTGAACAACTGAGCAGTTCTTCTTCACAAATGTCGCAAACCATGAATTTACAGGCTGAAAGCGTATCGCAGATTGCTTCGGCTTCGCTGCAAATGTCGCAGACGGTGAGTGGGTTAGGCGAAAATAATCAGCGCGTGCGCACCAATGCCGTTCAAGCGCTGAATGCGGCGCGTGATGGTGGTGGCAAGGTGGCTCAGACGGCGCAAGAGATGGAAGGGATTGCGACGCAGGTCGTTACAACGACTGAGTTCACCGCACAGTTGGTGTTGAATACGAAGCGGGTGGAAGAGGTGATTCGGGTTATCAGCGATATCGCCGATCAAACCAATCTCTTGGCACTCAATGCGGCGATTGAAGCTGCGCGAGCGGGCGACGCTGGGCGTGGCTTTGCTGTGGTTGCTGACGAAGTGCGTAAACTCTCGGAACGGAGTGCGCAATCGACAGCGGAGATTATCGATATTGTCAAAACCATTCAGGGTGGCGTTACGCAAGTTACTGAAGCTATGGATGTTATCAACAATAAGGTGCAGCAGGGCGTTTCGCTGTCGCGTGATACGAATAATTCATTTCAGGTTGTATTAAACAGCATTCTGGCACTTGATCAACTGATTGCGCAGAATGCCAATGCTATGGGAGAAATTCACAAGGCTTCCGATCAAGTCAGCGACGATATTCAGTGTATCTCTTCGGCAACGGAGCAATCGGCGAAAGTTTCCGAAGAGGTGGCGTTTGCGGCCAACGACTTGGCGCGATTAGCGGCGGAAGTGCAGCGCAACCTCTGTGCATTTATTATCGACAGCCGTAATCAGTTGGCGAGTGCGTATGTGTGA